A single region of the Halosegnis marinus genome encodes:
- a CDS encoding UvrD-helicase domain-containing protein — protein MSDPTPNDNQQQLIGSTDGIYRVDAGAGTGKTFAVTRRYARILETTDAAPEDILLVTFTRNAAAEMRDRIVQQTDYDLRQLQDAPISTFHAYCFRLLRRHGHTAPTALGIDDQIPDSLDLIEEQARAKQLFRRFMSRFADDHPEHADLLRVFYDRGTLHALIGELAAKGVVPTRNGWYRATGEPLTGDRERFFDAFTAANQPNEGANGPTNSDARGAVGGWDAGEYAPDAPTRGELHDDPRISRSVVEDAYDADRDALLAFIHDVYIEYLAFALSQNYLTQGLMLALAFVMLCESPGVRARIGHEYVMVDEFQDTNELQFKIALLLARTNNICVVGDWKQSIYGFQHTSVANITDFGERLQRFTSELNADCRRIDYAVDDVQTIPLFENYRSSASILSFAEQSLSIPATSSEDVGDPLAGTRSLEATNAVDNAQIDAYRADGEYDLVLDRIQHIVKNESYAVETSNEPQADEDASDEDRIAAEHERLGPPSYDDIAVFTRTRAFARGLLERAEEYGIPLAYEGGVELFDTPEAKLALAWLRIAESDGRRGWAVALERAGYGFERTQTILDEESYPDAMLQFRDELTELETLGGFLRRVFDRYGRTSVYADALVDHLTGLYDGTLLTRGETISYIEENLAAETTVEIDANPGSDAVTLQTIHGAKGLEYPIVILGNLNERSFPHYGQPPSCPIVYDDATGLRQTRMYSEAGAYPHVYRNWRHRLLQACLPSDYDEERRLLYVAMTRAKRHLLFTAGEEPSRFMDGLSIEAEEIDPDPTPESHSPIDHEPFTVDVPTSRDIPTRLGVHDIMDDSVYDNRTGGRGTAFGTELHDFAEAYALGESVEPANNDQRAVAQLISGLAGEFRVEETALLPLPGEPAVTLSGIIDLVHVTDTQIDVIDYKTDPDRVAHEEYRKQLSAYYHVLASVYPDREIRLQVFYTQTAESVEVTPLSTDRLRELAIAAMAGSSGES, from the coding sequence CTCCGGCAGCTCCAGGACGCGCCGATCAGTACGTTCCACGCCTACTGTTTCCGGTTGTTGCGGCGGCACGGCCACACGGCCCCTACGGCACTCGGGATCGACGACCAGATCCCTGATTCGCTGGATCTGATCGAGGAGCAGGCCCGTGCAAAGCAACTGTTCCGCCGGTTCATGTCCCGGTTCGCCGACGACCATCCGGAACATGCCGACCTCCTTCGGGTGTTCTACGACCGGGGGACACTCCACGCGCTGATCGGAGAGCTGGCTGCAAAGGGCGTTGTGCCGACACGCAACGGCTGGTATCGAGCGACGGGTGAGCCGTTGACCGGTGATCGCGAGCGGTTCTTCGACGCGTTCACAGCCGCCAACCAACCGAACGAGGGTGCGAACGGCCCCACGAACAGCGACGCCCGCGGGGCGGTCGGTGGCTGGGACGCCGGCGAGTACGCGCCCGACGCCCCGACACGCGGCGAGCTCCACGACGATCCGCGGATTTCGCGGTCGGTCGTCGAAGATGCGTACGACGCTGATCGAGACGCGCTGCTCGCATTCATCCACGACGTCTACATCGAGTACCTCGCGTTCGCGCTGTCACAGAACTACCTGACACAAGGGCTGATGCTGGCCCTCGCGTTCGTCATGCTGTGTGAATCGCCCGGTGTCCGCGCGCGGATCGGCCACGAGTACGTCATGGTCGATGAGTTCCAGGACACGAACGAACTCCAATTCAAGATCGCGCTGTTGCTCGCTCGGACGAACAATATCTGTGTCGTCGGCGATTGGAAACAGTCTATCTACGGGTTCCAACACACGAGCGTTGCGAACATCACTGACTTCGGCGAGCGACTTCAACGATTCACCAGCGAGTTGAACGCCGACTGTCGCCGAATCGACTACGCTGTCGACGACGTCCAGACAATCCCACTGTTCGAGAATTACCGTTCGTCGGCGTCGATACTCTCCTTTGCCGAGCAGAGCCTCTCCATCCCGGCGACGTCCAGCGAAGACGTCGGGGATCCGTTAGCCGGGACACGCTCACTCGAGGCGACTAACGCCGTTGACAACGCACAGATCGACGCATACCGCGCGGACGGCGAGTACGACCTCGTCTTAGATCGGATTCAGCATATCGTCAAGAACGAGTCGTATGCCGTCGAAACGAGCAACGAGCCCCAGGCCGACGAGGACGCTTCGGACGAGGATCGCATCGCGGCCGAACACGAACGGCTCGGGCCGCCCAGCTACGACGATATCGCGGTTTTCACGCGGACACGGGCGTTCGCCCGCGGGCTTCTGGAACGTGCCGAGGAATACGGCATCCCGCTCGCCTACGAGGGCGGTGTGGAACTGTTCGACACGCCGGAAGCGAAGCTGGCGCTCGCCTGGTTGCGCATCGCCGAGTCGGATGGCCGACGCGGCTGGGCGGTCGCACTGGAGCGAGCCGGGTACGGCTTCGAGCGCACACAGACGATCCTTGACGAGGAATCGTATCCGGACGCTATGCTCCAGTTCCGCGACGAGCTCACCGAGCTGGAGACGCTTGGCGGGTTCCTACGGCGGGTCTTCGATCGGTACGGGCGGACGAGTGTGTATGCCGACGCCCTCGTCGATCATCTCACGGGATTGTACGATGGGACGTTACTCACGCGTGGGGAGACGATCAGCTATATCGAGGAGAACTTGGCCGCCGAGACGACCGTCGAGATCGACGCGAACCCCGGCAGCGACGCGGTGACGCTGCAGACGATTCACGGAGCGAAAGGACTCGAGTATCCGATCGTCATTCTCGGGAATTTGAACGAGCGATCATTCCCACATTACGGCCAGCCCCCGTCGTGTCCGATCGTCTACGACGACGCGACTGGGCTTCGACAAACCCGCATGTACAGTGAGGCCGGGGCCTATCCACATGTGTACCGCAACTGGCGACATCGGCTCTTGCAAGCTTGTCTGCCGTCGGACTACGACGAGGAGCGGCGGTTGCTGTACGTGGCGATGACACGTGCCAAGCGCCACCTCTTGTTCACGGCCGGCGAGGAGCCGAGCCGGTTCATGGACGGGCTCTCGATCGAGGCCGAGGAGATAGATCCGGATCCCACGCCGGAGTCACATTCCCCGATCGACCACGAGCCGTTCACTGTCGACGTACCCACAAGTCGAGACATTCCGACACGGCTCGGTGTCCATGACATCATGGACGACTCCGTCTATGACAACCGAACCGGGGGCCGCGGGACTGCTTTCGGAACGGAGCTCCACGATTTCGCGGAGGCATACGCGCTCGGCGAGTCCGTTGAACCAGCGAATAACGATCAACGCGCCGTCGCTCAGCTTATCAGCGGACTTGCTGGTGAGTTTCGCGTCGAGGAGACGGCGCTGTTGCCACTCCCCGGAGAGCCAGCGGTGACACTGTCTGGAATCATCGATCTGGTCCATGTGACCGATACACAGATCGACGTAATTGATTACAAGACTGACCCGGACCGCGTTGCCCACGAGGAGTACCGAAAGCAACTGAGTGCCTACTATCATGTCCTCGCGAGCGTCTATCCGGATCGTGAGATCCGACTGCAGGTGTTTTACACCCAGACGGCGGAGTCCGTCGAAGTCACCCCTCTCTCGACCGACCGGCTTCGAGAGCTCGCAATCGCAGCGATGGCTGGTAGTTCGGGCGAATCCTAA
- a CDS encoding pentapeptide repeat-containing protein translates to MDLSDRTLSRADDAPIDLRGATITGDLDLTNADVEVPLLLGNAAITGSINANGARFHEPVELTGAAVGSSLRLPDVTFDGGLEATGLEAGFMDARGLTASGPVVFDAAEFSVNVYLARAAIDGALSLERATFSGALDLTAVETAAVLSLAEATVRGELTANAVSVNGDLQLDELAVTDEAVFHHSVVSGTVSGRNAQFDGSLQFADLHCAAGGVEFDGCTVDGRTDFLFLEAGAEGVSMTDATLDGEVWFTYADIVGDTTLAGTRTTGHTHLRDATFGGDLILRDVEFESQSYLHGSTIEGNVDATGAHFEHFQFSATVNGEVSFADALFDARAHFTNSEITGDATFERASFAGTPDFSDSRFKSGISFDETEFLVEPVFDGTRFAVSPDFESATFPLESSTGVLDQRETLIVARPDELSHRGVTLPIDSITGDPQLPDGAATLVHPDTDLSAAITAALQELDGADWYDLSSRALELSRTAVSELGHEDPISLVYGVCLDSSATDPEALLTEVRLAGAYRVDAEENQVTFSHLDPALDEFAYLIVVTGDDDAFESGAGVASRDEYRTAIVRRQLMQTMLLKRDEQEDKATVINDMLPVLVAGAQLDESG, encoded by the coding sequence TTGGACCTCAGCGACCGGACACTCAGCCGTGCAGACGATGCGCCGATCGATCTACGTGGCGCGACGATCACCGGTGACCTCGACCTCACGAATGCAGACGTCGAAGTGCCGCTGTTGCTTGGCAATGCTGCCATCACCGGATCGATCAACGCGAACGGCGCACGGTTTCACGAGCCGGTGGAGCTTACCGGCGCGGCTGTCGGTAGCAGTCTCCGCCTTCCTGACGTAACTTTCGATGGTGGGCTCGAGGCGACAGGACTCGAAGCCGGATTCATGGATGCGCGGGGGCTCACTGCCAGTGGCCCGGTCGTGTTCGATGCCGCGGAATTCAGCGTTAATGTCTATCTCGCCCGCGCTGCGATCGACGGAGCGCTCTCGCTCGAGCGGGCAACGTTCAGTGGAGCGCTGGATCTAACCGCTGTCGAAACCGCCGCTGTACTCTCGCTGGCGGAGGCCACGGTACGCGGGGAACTCACCGCAAACGCGGTCAGCGTCAATGGTGACCTCCAACTTGACGAGCTCGCGGTCACCGACGAGGCGGTGTTCCATCACAGTGTCGTCTCGGGAACGGTGTCTGGCCGAAACGCACAGTTCGACGGGAGCCTTCAGTTCGCTGACCTTCACTGCGCCGCTGGTGGCGTCGAGTTCGATGGCTGTACTGTCGATGGCCGTACTGATTTCCTATTTCTCGAAGCCGGAGCCGAGGGAGTTTCGATGACGGATGCAACACTCGATGGGGAGGTGTGGTTCACCTACGCGGATATCGTGGGTGACACAACACTAGCCGGCACACGGACGACTGGCCATACGCATCTCCGCGATGCGACGTTCGGCGGCGATCTTATTCTCCGCGATGTTGAGTTCGAGTCCCAATCGTATCTCCACGGGTCGACGATCGAGGGGAACGTGGATGCGACCGGCGCACACTTCGAGCACTTCCAGTTTTCCGCGACCGTCAATGGCGAAGTCAGCTTTGCTGACGCGCTGTTTGACGCCCGAGCCCACTTCACGAACAGCGAAATCACCGGCGACGCGACGTTCGAGAGAGCGTCGTTCGCCGGCACACCGGACTTCAGCGACTCCCGATTCAAGAGTGGGATCTCGTTTGATGAGACGGAATTTCTCGTCGAGCCGGTATTCGACGGCACCCGGTTCGCGGTCTCCCCGGACTTCGAGTCCGCCACCTTCCCGCTGGAAAGCTCGACGGGGGTTTTGGATCAGCGGGAGACGCTCATCGTAGCACGACCGGATGAGCTGTCACACCGAGGGGTGACGCTTCCGATCGACAGCATCACCGGCGACCCCCAATTACCTGATGGAGCTGCCACGCTCGTCCACCCGGACACAGACCTCTCCGCAGCCATCACAGCCGCACTCCAGGAACTTGACGGAGCCGACTGGTACGATCTGTCGAGTCGTGCACTCGAGCTGTCGCGTACGGCGGTATCGGAACTCGGTCATGAGGATCCGATCTCTCTCGTCTATGGGGTGTGTCTCGATTCATCGGCGACCGATCCGGAGGCGCTTCTCACAGAGGTACGACTTGCCGGTGCGTACCGTGTGGACGCCGAGGAGAACCAAGTGACGTTCAGCCACCTTGACCCGGCCCTCGATGAGTTCGCATATCTGATCGTCGTCACGGGTGACGACGATGCATTCGAATCAGGCGCCGGTGTTGCAAGCCGGGACGAATACCGGACGGCGATCGTTCGTCGCCAATTGATGCAGACGATGCTGCTCAAACGGGACGAACAGGAGGACAAAGCGACGGTGATCAACGATATGCTTCCTGTGCTCGTCGCCGGTGCGCAGCTTGACGAATCGGGATAG
- a CDS encoding ParA family protein: protein MLSYTTYSEAGGVGKTTTAANLAVAHARAGLDVLVVPLDPQDGDLSRLLGVDEARADPVDNIVRHMIRRPKGPFDELIRTAEHDVDIIPEHNMLADLGEYLQRESEQAEAMGESFGMYAQLLRVLREAGVPDRYDVLICDPPATEGPHLYNAINATRSLVIPVEPSAKGEASIEGLEGVVAGMEETLGIEVGVLAAVPIGFKGTRDQTAMLEKLAYSKPVVIGDRTSLMEGCWERQCSAFTYVREYRDRQRDYEVETLAQFDELARYLEQQVGLEAPHPPTAGDLEHEVVA from the coding sequence ATGCTAAGCTACACAACCTACAGCGAGGCCGGTGGGGTCGGCAAGACCACGACGGCCGCAAACCTGGCTGTCGCGCACGCACGCGCAGGCTTGGATGTCCTCGTCGTCCCACTTGATCCCCAAGACGGCGACTTGAGCCGTCTCCTCGGGGTTGACGAAGCGCGGGCCGACCCAGTCGATAACATTGTTCGGCATATGATCCGGCGGCCGAAAGGCCCGTTTGACGAGCTTATTCGGACGGCCGAGCATGATGTGGATATCATCCCTGAACACAACATGCTTGCCGACCTTGGTGAGTATCTTCAGCGGGAATCGGAACAGGCCGAGGCAATGGGGGAGTCGTTCGGAATGTATGCGCAGCTCTTGCGTGTGCTTCGCGAAGCGGGCGTCCCCGATCGGTATGATGTTCTCATCTGCGATCCGCCTGCGACCGAAGGGCCACACCTGTATAATGCGATCAACGCGACGCGCTCGCTCGTGATTCCCGTTGAACCCTCTGCGAAGGGCGAGGCCTCGATTGAAGGCCTCGAAGGGGTTGTTGCCGGGATGGAAGAGACGCTTGGCATAGAAGTGGGTGTCCTTGCGGCCGTCCCGATCGGGTTCAAAGGGACGCGTGATCAGACGGCTATGTTGGAAAAGCTCGCGTACTCAAAACCGGTGGTAATCGGCGACCGGACCTCCCTGATGGAGGGGTGTTGGGAACGCCAGTGTTCGGCGTTTACCTACGTTCGTGAGTATCGTGATCGGCAGCGAGACTACGAAGTGGAAACCCTCGCACAGTTCGATGAACTGGCTCGGTATCTCGAGCAACAGGTCGGGCTTGAGGCGCCGCATCCGCCTACTGCTGGGGATCTCGAACACGAGGTGGTCGCATGA
- a CDS encoding HD domain-containing protein codes for MNDLERAIEIAVDAYAGQTDKAGMTYIRHPLRVMEAVETERERVVAVLHDVVEDANYTLDEIETAFDAEIREAVDALTKRDGESYQEFIARTATNSLARQVKIADIEDNMDLTRLAELDQAVLDKQAEYHQALRTLLEEQQR; via the coding sequence GTGAACGATCTCGAACGCGCGATTGAGATCGCCGTCGACGCATACGCCGGCCAGACAGACAAGGCCGGGATGACCTATATCCGCCATCCGTTGCGAGTGATGGAGGCCGTCGAGACCGAGCGTGAACGTGTTGTTGCCGTGCTCCATGACGTTGTCGAGGATGCCAACTACACGCTCGATGAGATCGAGACAGCGTTCGACGCTGAGATTCGCGAGGCGGTTGACGCACTCACGAAGCGCGACGGCGAATCGTACCAGGAGTTCATTGCTCGCACGGCAACGAATTCGCTGGCTCGTCAGGTGAAGATCGCCGATATCGAGGACAACATGGACCTCACTCGGTTGGCGGAACTCGATCAGGCGGTCCTCGATAAACAGGCCGAGTATCACCAAGCGCTACGCACGCTGCTCGAAGAGCAACAGCGATGA